One window from the genome of Eucalyptus grandis isolate ANBG69807.140 chromosome 7, ASM1654582v1, whole genome shotgun sequence encodes:
- the LOC104428498 gene encoding uncharacterized protein LOC104428498 isoform X1 — MNQTIRMTRMSQYNGSNPHLLSKVHRAGFKWTFLILSLFNWLERSSSFSYGDQQRTIVCRPPISASGEDDGVESKEVLASNGQEGLKGDVNWQRMWTVSPCNCFEARRSARRLYTHYCARELPQLGDCGDGEYLRRTLAEEFQQMEPRVQI, encoded by the exons ATGAATCAAACGATACGGATGACTCGGATGAGTCAATATAATGGAAGTAATCCCCATTTACTATCAAAGGTACATAGAGCAG GATTCAAGTGGACTTTCCTCATCCTCTCACTCTTCAACTGGCTCGAGCGTTCCTCTAG CTTTAGCTATGGAGACCAGCAAAGGACCATAGTGTGTCGTCCTCCTATTTCAGCTTCAG GTGAAGATGATGGAGTGGAATCCAAAGAAGTATTGGCCAGCAATGGTCAAGAAGGACTCAAAGGCGATGTCAATTGGCAGAGGATGTGGACAGTCTCTCCTTGTAATTGCTTCGAAGCGAGAAG GTCAGCAAGACGTCTTTACACGCATTATTGTGCCAGAGAATTACCGCAACTTGGAGATTGTGGGGACGGTGAATATTTGCGAAGGACACTTGCAGAGGAATTTCAACAGATGGAACCGAG AGTACAAATATAG
- the LOC104428498 gene encoding uncharacterized protein LOC104428498 isoform X4, producing MNQTIRMTRMSQYNGSNPHLLSKVHRAGFKWTFLILSLFNWLERSSSFSYGDQQRTIVCRPPISASGEDDGVESKEVLASNGQEGLKGDVNWQRMWTVSPCNCFEARRSSCYSPHKYFEHFNTSTR from the exons ATGAATCAAACGATACGGATGACTCGGATGAGTCAATATAATGGAAGTAATCCCCATTTACTATCAAAGGTACATAGAGCAG GATTCAAGTGGACTTTCCTCATCCTCTCACTCTTCAACTGGCTCGAGCGTTCCTCTAG CTTTAGCTATGGAGACCAGCAAAGGACCATAGTGTGTCGTCCTCCTATTTCAGCTTCAG GTGAAGATGATGGAGTGGAATCCAAAGAAGTATTGGCCAGCAATGGTCAAGAAGGACTCAAAGGCGATGTCAATTGGCAGAGGATGTGGACAGTCTCTCCTTGTAATTGCTTCGAAGCGAGAAG GTCATCTTGCTACAGTCCTCATAAATACTTTGAGCACTTCAACACTTCAACTAGATAA
- the LOC104428498 gene encoding uncharacterized protein LOC104428498 isoform X2: MNQTIRMTRMSQYNGSNPHLLSKVHRAGFKWTFLILSLFNWLERSSSYGDQQRTIVCRPPISASGEDDGVESKEVLASNGQEGLKGDVNWQRMWTVSPCNCFEARRSARRLYTHYCARELPQLGDCGDGEYLRRTLAEEFQQMEPRVQI; this comes from the exons ATGAATCAAACGATACGGATGACTCGGATGAGTCAATATAATGGAAGTAATCCCCATTTACTATCAAAGGTACATAGAGCAG GATTCAAGTGGACTTTCCTCATCCTCTCACTCTTCAACTGGCTCGAGCGTTCCTCTAG CTATGGAGACCAGCAAAGGACCATAGTGTGTCGTCCTCCTATTTCAGCTTCAG GTGAAGATGATGGAGTGGAATCCAAAGAAGTATTGGCCAGCAATGGTCAAGAAGGACTCAAAGGCGATGTCAATTGGCAGAGGATGTGGACAGTCTCTCCTTGTAATTGCTTCGAAGCGAGAAG GTCAGCAAGACGTCTTTACACGCATTATTGTGCCAGAGAATTACCGCAACTTGGAGATTGTGGGGACGGTGAATATTTGCGAAGGACACTTGCAGAGGAATTTCAACAGATGGAACCGAG AGTACAAATATAG
- the LOC104428498 gene encoding uncharacterized protein LOC104428498 isoform X5, with amino-acid sequence MNQTIRMTRMSQYNGSNPHLLSKVHRAGFKWTFLILSLFNWLERSSSFSYGDQQRTIVCRPPISASGEDDGVESKEVLASNGQEGLKGDVNWQRMWTVSPCNCFEARRRENSNTVVQWNLVVL; translated from the exons ATGAATCAAACGATACGGATGACTCGGATGAGTCAATATAATGGAAGTAATCCCCATTTACTATCAAAGGTACATAGAGCAG GATTCAAGTGGACTTTCCTCATCCTCTCACTCTTCAACTGGCTCGAGCGTTCCTCTAG CTTTAGCTATGGAGACCAGCAAAGGACCATAGTGTGTCGTCCTCCTATTTCAGCTTCAG GTGAAGATGATGGAGTGGAATCCAAAGAAGTATTGGCCAGCAATGGTCAAGAAGGACTCAAAGGCGATGTCAATTGGCAGAGGATGTGGACAGTCTCTCCTTGTAATTGCTTCGAAGCGAGAAG GCGAGAGAATTCTAATACCGTGGTGCAATGGAACTTGGTCGTGctttaa